In the genome of Chitinispirillales bacterium ANBcel5, one region contains:
- a CDS encoding sigma-54 dependent transcriptional regulator, producing the protein MVPNQMPRDGGDKEERQKRVLLISTDFSFRAKFRASFTELGYRILESDSQATAFTILEREPEIDAVFFDIEKMPASEVDLISFIRTRHSAEVVVLASINELEEASKTLRSGASFYLIKPIAIPDLKSVLEKLTARSQRQFEQKELEQRFLSDLMSGSQSMQKILKLSMKIAPTSSTVLIGGESGTGKEFFARIIHRMSKRYESRFVAMNCGAVPDALFESEFFGHKKGAFTGADRDKEGLVEAAHNGTLFLDEIGELSPPAQVKLLRFLQDREFRRIGDTSSRTVDVRVIAATNRDLRKQMQEGSFREDLYFRLNVFYLYLPPLRERKETIPTLVHLFLHRFNRLFNKNIIRVSKNAESIIANYSYPGNIRELENIIEHAVVLADGDEITERDLPDFMFRNRLLLSAPQADTSLSSPEKVMTLGEVEKAHIQFVLGLTSHNYTETAKKLGISRSTLWRKVKDYQLDEK; encoded by the coding sequence GTGGTACCGAATCAGATGCCAAGAGATGGTGGTGATAAAGAGGAGCGCCAGAAGAGAGTACTGCTAATCAGTACAGATTTCTCTTTCAGGGCAAAATTCCGTGCAAGTTTTACAGAACTGGGGTATCGGATACTCGAATCTGACAGTCAGGCGACTGCTTTTACTATCCTTGAACGTGAACCTGAGATAGACGCGGTGTTTTTTGATATAGAGAAGATGCCTGCCTCAGAGGTCGATCTGATAAGTTTTATCAGAACCCGTCATAGTGCAGAAGTGGTGGTGCTTGCATCAATAAATGAGCTTGAAGAAGCGAGCAAGACACTTCGAAGCGGTGCTTCCTTCTATCTTATAAAGCCTATAGCCATACCGGATCTTAAATCGGTTCTGGAAAAACTGACAGCGCGATCTCAGAGACAGTTTGAGCAAAAAGAACTTGAGCAACGTTTTCTTTCGGATTTGATGTCCGGGAGCCAATCGATGCAAAAGATTTTGAAGCTTTCAATGAAAATCGCTCCCACAAGCTCTACAGTTTTAATTGGGGGTGAAAGCGGAACAGGTAAGGAGTTTTTTGCCCGAATTATCCATCGGATGTCTAAGCGCTACGAAAGCCGCTTTGTGGCTATGAACTGTGGAGCTGTTCCAGACGCTCTCTTTGAAAGTGAATTCTTCGGGCACAAAAAGGGAGCATTTACCGGTGCTGATCGTGATAAAGAGGGACTGGTTGAGGCAGCACATAACGGTACACTTTTTCTCGATGAAATCGGAGAGCTCTCCCCCCCGGCTCAGGTCAAACTTCTGCGGTTTCTCCAGGACCGGGAGTTTAGAAGAATTGGTGATACCAGTTCAAGAACCGTAGATGTGCGCGTAATTGCTGCAACTAACCGTGATCTTAGAAAACAGATGCAGGAAGGTTCCTTTAGAGAGGATCTTTACTTTAGACTTAACGTCTTCTACCTCTATCTTCCCCCTTTAAGGGAACGCAAAGAAACCATACCAACGCTGGTACATCTGTTTTTGCATCGATTCAACCGCCTGTTTAACAAAAACATTATCCGTGTTTCAAAAAATGCTGAGTCGATTATTGCAAATTACAGCTATCCGGGAAATATCCGTGAGCTTGAAAATATTATTGAACACGCTGTGGTTTTAGCTGATGGCGATGAGATTACAGAGCGTGATCTGCCCGACTTTATGTTCAGGAACAGACTTTTGCTTTCGGCTCCCCAGGCTGACACCTCTTTGTCATCACCGGAGAAAGTGATGACCCTGGGAGAGGTGGAGAAAGCCCACATTCAGTTTGTTCTTGGCCTCACTTCACACAATTATACAGAAACTGCCAAAAAGCTTGGAATTTCTCGTTCTACGCTTTGGCGTAAAGTAAAGGATTATCAACTGGATGAAAAATGA
- a CDS encoding YbgC/FadM family acyl-CoA thioesterase encodes MKNEITIRVYYEDTDCGNVVYYANYLKYMERGRTEFLRECGIELADYQSNDILFAVIDAKVKYKFPARYNDLLSVQTVIKEYSAASVTFSTSIFNQNKKLLSQGDVRLACINSVTGRPSKFPPEVMEAITDKQLGNR; translated from the coding sequence ATGAAAAATGAGATTACTATAAGAGTTTACTACGAAGATACCGATTGTGGAAATGTCGTCTATTACGCAAATTATCTTAAGTACATGGAACGTGGCAGGACCGAATTTCTTCGTGAATGTGGTATTGAGTTAGCCGACTATCAATCCAATGATATTCTTTTTGCAGTTATTGATGCCAAAGTTAAATACAAATTCCCGGCACGCTATAATGACCTTCTTTCTGTTCAAACGGTCATAAAAGAATACTCCGCCGCGTCTGTTACATTTTCCACTTCGATCTTTAATCAAAACAAAAAACTGCTGTCACAGGGTGATGTCAGACTTGCATGTATCAACTCTGTTACAGGTCGCCCTTCCAAATTCCCCCCGGAGGTCATGGAAGCTATTACTGATAAACAGTTGGGTAACAGGTGA
- a CDS encoding energy transducer TonB — MNNKKLSISIIVTLIICAIVEISIADSECNVSESHSLVQQETEVDTVLLKSMFPPKEEVEKRIENIFPGGVNAEDLINPSGGLAARSSAVYEQKHVKIIEFTTIPQLDMPIHKEAAFKGVLEHARLKIATLYEAMMDSSKLHLFDGDITLEIVLDNQGRVETCQIQRSSVRVPDVNDSLIAFVEPLDFEPVWYDKKIKGMIVKFSFRP, encoded by the coding sequence ATGAACAATAAAAAACTTTCAATTAGTATCATTGTAACCCTTATTATTTGCGCTATTGTCGAGATATCTATCGCAGATTCCGAATGTAACGTATCAGAATCACACTCCTTGGTACAACAAGAAACAGAAGTTGATACAGTACTTCTTAAAAGTATGTTTCCACCCAAAGAAGAAGTTGAAAAAAGAATAGAAAATATATTTCCTGGTGGAGTCAATGCAGAAGATTTAATAAATCCCTCTGGAGGCTTAGCAGCCAGATCTTCAGCTGTTTATGAACAGAAACATGTAAAAATTATCGAATTTACCACTATTCCTCAACTAGATATGCCGATTCATAAAGAAGCAGCATTTAAAGGAGTTCTGGAACACGCGCGTTTAAAAATCGCCACTTTGTATGAAGCAATGATGGACTCATCCAAACTGCATCTCTTTGACGGTGATATTACTCTTGAAATAGTACTGGATAATCAGGGACGCGTTGAAACATGTCAAATCCAAAGATCTTCTGTAAGGGTTCCTGATGTGAATGATTCACTGATTGCTTTCGTTGAACCACTCGATTTTGAACCGGTTTGGTATGATAAAAAAATAAAAGGAATGATTGTGAAGTTTTCATTTCGACCTTAG
- a CDS encoding OmpA family protein yields MNHSDLDWSVAPKPLKRETGKVQPEEADDDKPKFVTGVDESERDLYEDAEPEVRLISAQWKPGPKGFYYNEQCFLEVKAEYLKETIRAKIRGKLFCTFDGKEEDLAQVVEGFIEKDGTAVIEIEHLWYMNLAHYNACKEDPNTPCSYTVKNITHSRGENTIDSPELEMPWEPVREVHKIEIEDLLFNINSAVMLPDTPISPVASHRKSENGLKASDVQANPTGLCAMRAVFKYINQNSDKSLVIVGHTDSSGGVKYNFELSEKRANNILCLLTGDCVGWAEICTAQHRVEDYQQILKHFSGLLLWPCDPGPVDNVLGPKTKEAVQSFQTIYNENRESMGFVGEAIPVTEPTGNNLNIETWKAFFNLYIWELSIIVAGSENPGDLKPFKDMITFVDPQNKTVGCGESFPIEAKDKPNFKSKRNRRVELLFFDSTDTPAIEVPPYSEETFTKEQFPLYDSNKYISIFHEAHLPRFMPFMEIQTVDSFGFPVPDFDLTIESDNDDIEQQYRVTVKTNDNGFVRVHAVPIGLVYIRNSEGDFLTKHSSDGQITEAIFEPRAAQKGIISVIAKQLPPEQVQLRDQQIKVYNKTNAIDCSILSMSPRENQICEFFGIKAENFIPTTDNLLLSAGFDNQGRPNISKFASDVLKKWLLDYYPAYAHRDYNLFYINYRNNRWMFDVYNSEGKFLGSGESFYELRTLIGTFTLIEQHENKWFRDITNKHYTIRSSLDRGVPLSSAAPWSRNLLLEINNKMPICYYLPDPIYFNTISLMGGTGHLEPYRKDFDNGRVHERNLNVVRCHDFIYKHYIHNYIERVKTFANDTELRALGPPIRGYQFPIPVNATRQQFFDLVNVNNTAQEEQKAWLAITSKINEIIGRRSSGFYIKLGFDYRGKLNELSNVKLSYNFTLDSDGKTFHKLDTAVTTEANKTFDISKIGSETKRSFESGLEHEYCFLTEDHTLTAKIKIGAYEFATSSDGKFKVSQNITNEVKVFAETNTRDNTMGAGVSVDTPDLPGVPDISIFAGVFVQGLREDTVMAVVSNAPGFFELRSFGELLSPATKWNDLNLREQRLLTVLGFTKDGDPVWENRIFWDYKHLYPIEQFPRSAQSSYYDLSAEEQVAVVHLGFNDATWPSLIKDTAAKQS; encoded by the coding sequence ATGAACCACTCAGATCTTGACTGGAGTGTTGCACCAAAACCCCTGAAACGGGAAACAGGCAAAGTGCAACCGGAAGAAGCGGATGACGATAAACCCAAATTTGTAACCGGTGTAGATGAAAGTGAACGCGATCTGTATGAAGATGCCGAACCCGAAGTACGACTCATATCTGCACAGTGGAAACCGGGCCCAAAGGGCTTTTATTATAATGAGCAGTGTTTTCTTGAGGTGAAAGCGGAGTATCTCAAGGAAACCATTCGTGCCAAAATACGAGGAAAACTCTTTTGCACTTTCGATGGCAAGGAGGAGGATTTAGCCCAGGTAGTAGAGGGGTTTATCGAAAAAGATGGCACAGCAGTCATAGAGATTGAGCACCTCTGGTATATGAACCTTGCTCATTACAATGCCTGTAAAGAGGACCCCAACACCCCCTGTAGTTACACCGTAAAGAACATTACTCACTCAAGAGGAGAAAACACCATCGACAGCCCGGAGCTTGAGATGCCCTGGGAGCCTGTTAGAGAGGTCCATAAGATTGAAATAGAGGACCTGCTTTTTAATATTAATAGTGCTGTAATGCTGCCTGATACACCGATAAGTCCCGTAGCCTCACACCGTAAAAGTGAGAATGGGTTAAAAGCCTCGGATGTGCAGGCCAATCCAACAGGTCTCTGCGCAATGCGGGCTGTGTTTAAATACATAAACCAAAACAGTGATAAATCGTTGGTCATTGTTGGCCATACTGATTCTTCCGGTGGGGTAAAGTATAATTTTGAGCTTTCTGAGAAGAGGGCAAACAACATTCTGTGTCTCCTTACAGGGGATTGTGTGGGTTGGGCTGAGATATGTACGGCTCAGCATAGAGTTGAAGATTACCAGCAGATTTTGAAGCATTTTTCGGGGTTACTACTTTGGCCCTGTGATCCCGGACCGGTGGATAATGTGTTAGGTCCCAAAACAAAAGAAGCGGTACAATCATTTCAAACCATCTATAACGAAAACAGAGAGTCTATGGGGTTTGTCGGTGAAGCCATTCCTGTTACAGAACCCACTGGCAATAACCTCAATATCGAGACATGGAAAGCCTTTTTTAATCTATATATTTGGGAGTTAAGTATTATTGTTGCGGGGAGCGAGAATCCCGGGGATTTAAAACCATTTAAAGACATGATAACCTTTGTCGATCCTCAAAATAAAACTGTCGGATGTGGAGAATCGTTCCCAATTGAGGCAAAAGACAAGCCTAACTTTAAATCGAAGCGTAATAGAAGAGTTGAGCTACTTTTTTTTGACAGCACTGATACACCAGCGATAGAGGTTCCTCCATACAGTGAAGAAACATTTACTAAGGAGCAGTTTCCACTGTATGATTCAAATAAGTATATAAGCATTTTTCATGAGGCACATCTTCCCCGTTTTATGCCTTTTATGGAGATACAAACCGTGGATTCGTTTGGATTTCCGGTACCGGATTTTGATCTCACAATTGAATCGGACAACGACGATATAGAACAACAATATCGTGTCACGGTCAAAACTAACGATAACGGTTTTGTAAGAGTGCATGCCGTACCCATTGGTTTGGTTTATATAAGAAACAGTGAAGGGGACTTTCTTACCAAACACTCTTCTGATGGTCAGATAACAGAGGCAATTTTTGAACCGCGCGCGGCCCAGAAAGGGATAATCAGTGTTATTGCTAAGCAGTTGCCTCCGGAACAGGTTCAGTTAAGAGACCAACAGATAAAAGTATATAACAAAACAAATGCTATAGATTGCTCGATTTTAAGTATGTCTCCACGAGAAAACCAAATTTGCGAGTTTTTTGGAATAAAAGCTGAAAATTTTATACCGACAACCGACAATTTGCTTTTGTCAGCAGGTTTCGACAATCAAGGTAGGCCTAATATTTCGAAATTTGCATCTGATGTACTCAAAAAGTGGTTGCTGGATTATTATCCAGCATATGCTCACCGGGATTACAACTTATTTTACATCAATTATAGAAATAATAGATGGATGTTTGATGTTTACAATTCTGAAGGTAAATTTCTTGGTTCAGGCGAATCATTTTATGAACTACGTACTCTGATTGGTACTTTTACGCTAATTGAACAACATGAAAATAAATGGTTCAGAGATATTACTAATAAGCATTATACAATAAGAAGTAGCTTAGATAGAGGAGTGCCACTTAGTTCAGCTGCTCCCTGGAGCAGAAATCTATTATTAGAAATAAATAACAAAATGCCAATATGCTATTACCTGCCTGATCCAATATATTTTAACACTATTTCACTAATGGGTGGAACCGGACATCTTGAACCATATAGAAAAGATTTTGATAATGGGCGTGTGCACGAAAGGAATCTCAACGTCGTTAGATGCCACGACTTCATATATAAGCATTACATTCATAATTACATAGAACGTGTCAAAACTTTTGCCAACGATACAGAGTTGAGGGCTCTGGGGCCTCCAATCAGAGGGTATCAGTTCCCGATACCAGTAAACGCAACGAGGCAACAGTTTTTTGACCTTGTAAACGTAAATAACACTGCACAGGAGGAGCAGAAAGCCTGGCTTGCTATAACTAGTAAAATCAATGAAATCATTGGCAGAAGATCTTCCGGTTTTTACATAAAACTCGGATTTGATTATAGGGGTAAACTTAATGAACTCAGTAATGTAAAATTAAGCTACAATTTTACCTTGGATAGTGACGGAAAGACATTTCACAAACTTGATACAGCCGTGACTACCGAGGCCAATAAAACATTTGATATTTCTAAAATCGGCTCCGAGACAAAAAGATCATTTGAATCAGGTCTTGAACATGAGTATTGTTTTTTAACAGAAGATCACACGCTTACAGCAAAAATTAAAATAGGTGCCTATGAGTTTGCCACATCCAGCGACGGAAAGTTCAAGGTGAGCCAAAACATCACTAATGAAGTAAAAGTTTTTGCTGAGACTAATACAAGAGATAATACTATGGGAGCCGGAGTCAGTGTAGATACACCTGACCTGCCTGGTGTTCCAGATATTTCCATTTTTGCCGGAGTGTTCGTTCAGGGATTGAGAGAGGATACTGTTATGGCTGTAGTGTCTAATGCTCCAGGTTTTTTTGAACTAAGGTCGTTTGGTGAACTTCTTTCACCAGCTACAAAGTGGAATGACCTAAACCTTCGTGAACAGCGACTGCTTACAGTTCTGGGTTTCACGAAGGATGGAGATCCTGTCTGGGAAAACAGAATTTTCTGGGATTATAAACACCTCTACCCCATTGAACAGTTTCCCAGGTCTGCACAAAGTTCTTACTATGACCTCTCAGCAGAGGAACAAGTGGCAGTAGTGCATCTGGGATTCAACGACGCAACCTGGCCAAGTTTAATTAAGGATACCGCAGCAAAACAATCATGA
- a CDS encoding glycine betaine ABC transporter substrate-binding protein — protein sequence MRRFTVAFMVFVVAFMIACPPPEERVITIAYVERAPDIATTNLVAAVMQEQMGIGVNLISSTTADMWEAVATGEADAMVSAWLPTTDEQYLAQTDERVVVLSPILEGTRTGLVVPQYVEVESIEDLDDEAQQFDNQIIGVEPDAGIMVVTERAMQEYELEEFQLVEGSDDEMTSELESAIEEVQWIVVTGMYPHWMFEEFDLEWLEDPEGLFGENEFIASVVRINLSEEMPDVYQFLDNFSLTTQELQQLMQANREPATNPYENAVQWIQQNETRVQEWIPQD from the coding sequence ATGAGAAGATTTACAGTGGCTTTTATGGTGTTTGTTGTAGCTTTTATGATTGCCTGCCCACCCCCTGAAGAAAGGGTGATAACTATTGCCTATGTCGAACGGGCACCCGATATCGCAACCACCAATTTAGTCGCCGCCGTTATGCAGGAACAGATGGGAATTGGGGTTAATCTTATCTCTTCTACTACCGCTGATATGTGGGAAGCGGTTGCTACCGGTGAGGCCGATGCCATGGTTAGTGCATGGTTGCCTACCACGGATGAACAATACCTGGCACAGACCGATGAACGGGTAGTAGTGCTCAGCCCTATCCTTGAAGGTACAAGAACAGGACTGGTGGTTCCTCAATATGTAGAAGTGGAATCCATTGAAGATCTTGATGATGAAGCGCAACAATTTGACAACCAAATCATTGGTGTTGAACCTGATGCTGGTATTATGGTGGTGACAGAAAGAGCTATGCAGGAGTATGAACTGGAAGAGTTTCAGCTGGTTGAGGGAAGTGATGATGAGATGACTTCTGAGCTTGAAAGCGCAATAGAAGAGGTGCAATGGATAGTGGTTACAGGAATGTATCCTCACTGGATGTTTGAAGAATTTGACCTCGAATGGTTGGAAGATCCTGAAGGCTTGTTTGGTGAAAATGAGTTTATCGCATCGGTGGTAAGAATTAACCTTAGTGAAGAGATGCCCGATGTATACCAATTTCTCGATAACTTTTCCTTAACCACCCAAGAATTGCAGCAGCTTATGCAAGCCAACCGCGAACCTGCTACGAATCCCTACGAAAATGCCGTTCAATGGATACAGCAAAACGAAACCAGAGTTCAGGAGTGGATACCGCAGGATTAG